The Vibrio chagasii genome includes a region encoding these proteins:
- a CDS encoding class II glutamine amidotransferase: MCELLGMSANVPTDICFSFTGLMQRGGNTGPHRDGWGITFYEGKGFRTFKDPNPSCESKIAELVQNYPIKSQAVVSHIRQANRGGVNLENTHPFTRELWGRYWTFAHNGQLSDYDDLVSGRFRPVGETDSERSFCWLLKQLEERFPEPPQDMEGMFRFVAECCDKLREKGVFNMLLSDGEYVMTYCTNHLYWITRRAPFGNASLIDEDVEINFQEETTPNDVVTVVATQPLTGNEEWFRMKPGEYALFHSGELIGNNHKELEDVAYAPKKVASQAPTEPLS, translated from the coding sequence ATGTGTGAATTGCTCGGTATGAGCGCGAATGTGCCAACGGATATTTGTTTTAGCTTCACTGGTCTTATGCAGCGCGGTGGCAATACTGGCCCACATCGTGATGGTTGGGGGATCACCTTTTATGAGGGCAAGGGCTTTCGTACCTTTAAAGATCCTAACCCTAGCTGTGAATCTAAGATAGCTGAATTGGTTCAAAACTACCCAATTAAAAGCCAAGCTGTTGTCAGCCACATCCGTCAAGCCAACCGTGGTGGTGTTAATCTAGAGAATACACACCCTTTCACTCGTGAGCTTTGGGGAAGATACTGGACCTTTGCTCACAATGGCCAACTATCAGATTACGATGACTTAGTGAGTGGGCGTTTTAGACCGGTTGGTGAAACTGACAGCGAGCGTTCATTCTGTTGGTTACTTAAGCAACTGGAAGAGCGTTTCCCTGAACCACCACAAGACATGGAAGGTATGTTCCGCTTCGTTGCAGAGTGTTGCGACAAGCTACGAGAGAAGGGCGTTTTCAACATGTTGTTGAGCGATGGCGAGTACGTAATGACATACTGTACCAACCATTTGTACTGGATTACGAGACGCGCGCCTTTTGGTAACGCGAGCTTGATCGATGAAGACGTCGAGATTAACTTCCAAGAAGAAACCACACCGAATGATGTGGTGACGGTAGTGGCTACTCAACCCCTCACTGGTAATGAAGAGTGGTTTAGAATGAAGCCGGGTGAATACGCCTTGTTCCATTCAGGTGAATTGATTGGCAATAATCACAAAGAGCTGGAAGATGTCGCTTATGCTCCTAAAAAGGTCGCAAGCCAAGCGCCTACTGAACCATTGAGCTAA
- the lpcA gene encoding D-sedoheptulose 7-phosphate isomerase, which yields MYQDLIKSELNEAADVLNKFLSDEHNIAQIEAAAKLIADSFKQEGKVLSCGNGGSHCDAMHFAEELTGRYRENRPGYAGIAISDPSHLSCVSNDFGYDHVFSRYVEAVGRKGDVLFGLSTSGNSGNILKAIEAAQAKGMKTIALTGKDGGKMAGCADIEIRVPHFGYADRIQEIHIKIIHIVIQLVEKEME from the coding sequence ATGTACCAAGACCTAATCAAAAGTGAATTGAACGAAGCTGCTGACGTTCTTAACAAGTTTTTGAGTGATGAACATAACATTGCTCAAATTGAAGCGGCGGCAAAACTGATTGCTGACTCATTCAAACAAGAAGGTAAAGTGCTTTCTTGTGGTAACGGTGGCTCACACTGTGATGCAATGCACTTCGCAGAAGAACTGACTGGCCGCTACCGTGAAAACCGCCCAGGCTACGCTGGTATTGCGATTTCAGACCCTAGCCACTTATCTTGTGTAAGTAATGACTTCGGCTACGACCACGTATTTTCTCGTTATGTAGAAGCGGTTGGCCGTAAAGGCGATGTGCTATTCGGTCTATCAACGTCTGGTAACTCAGGCAACATCCTAAAAGCCATTGAAGCAGCCCAAGCGAAAGGCATGAAGACTATCGCTCTGACTGGTAAAGATGGCGGTAAAATGGCAGGTTGCGCGGACATTGAAATCCGTGTACCACATTTTGGTTACGCAGACCGCATCCAAGAGATTCACATTAAGATCATCCATATTGTGATTCAGCTTGTCGAAAAAGAGATGGAATAA
- the fadE gene encoding acyl-CoA dehydrogenase FadE, which translates to MNILLSLLGMTAILGVCLYHRVNLVRALIALTGTMLALTLFGDVAVTGWLCYLLAVAIFAVPAIRQTLISQKALSVFKKVLPAMSQTEKEALEAGTVWWEAELFKGKPEWKKLQNIADPKLSEAEQAFLDGPVNTVCEMVNDYQVTHELADLPPEVWQYLKDHKFFAMIIKKKYGGLEFSAYAQSLVLQKLTGVSSVLSSTVGVPNSLGPGELLQHYGTEEQRNHYLPRLAEGKEIPCFALTSPEAGSDAGSIPDYGVVCKGEWQGEEVLGMRLTWNKRYITLAPVATVLGLAFKLRDPDSLLGDQQDLGITCALIPTDLKGVEIGNRHFPLNVPFQNGPTQGNDIFVPIDFIIGGQKMAGQGWRMLVECLSVGRGITLPSNSTGGIKTAALATGAYARIRRQFKQPIGRMEGVEEPLARLGGNAYVMDAASNLTVAGIDLGEKPSVISAIVKYHCTHRGQRSIIDAMDIVGGKGICLGPSNFLARGYQGSPIAITVEGANILTRSMIIYGQGAIRCHPYVLNEMEAAYSESSDALDKFDSALAGHVSFTLSNLVRSLWFGLTDGRGSDTPTPANNTDKQTKRYYQQLNRYSANLALLSDISMAVLGGSLKRRERLSARLGDILSQLYLGSATLKRFESEGSNAEDLPLVHWGMQDSLRQTEVAIDEFLANFPNPVVGRLLRVVLMPFGRIRRAPNDKLDSKVAHILQTPSATRSRIGRGQYLADTQYNAVGKIEKALEVILQAEPLFDKVCKETHQKRAFLRLDLVAQLGLEKGILTEKEAALLESAEQHRLYTINVDDFSPEELAAKPQYPGQSIDNVA; encoded by the coding sequence ATGAACATATTGCTCTCCCTACTCGGCATGACAGCTATCTTAGGTGTCTGTCTCTACCACAGAGTTAACTTGGTACGCGCATTAATCGCATTAACTGGAACGATGTTAGCTTTAACGCTATTCGGTGACGTAGCGGTTACTGGCTGGCTTTGTTACCTATTAGCAGTTGCTATTTTTGCTGTCCCAGCCATTCGTCAAACTCTCATCAGCCAAAAAGCGCTTTCTGTATTTAAGAAAGTACTACCGGCAATGTCTCAGACAGAAAAAGAAGCACTGGAAGCCGGCACCGTTTGGTGGGAAGCAGAGTTATTTAAAGGCAAGCCTGAATGGAAAAAGCTACAAAACATCGCTGATCCAAAACTGTCTGAAGCAGAACAAGCCTTCCTAGACGGCCCGGTAAACACGGTGTGTGAAATGGTCAATGATTACCAAGTCACCCATGAGCTTGCAGATTTACCGCCAGAAGTGTGGCAATACCTGAAAGACCATAAGTTCTTCGCCATGATCATCAAGAAAAAATACGGCGGTTTAGAATTCTCAGCTTACGCTCAATCTTTGGTTCTACAGAAGCTGACGGGCGTTTCCAGCGTCCTTTCATCAACGGTTGGTGTACCTAACTCGTTAGGCCCAGGTGAGCTGTTGCAACACTATGGCACAGAAGAACAAAGAAACCACTACCTTCCACGCTTGGCAGAAGGTAAAGAGATCCCTTGTTTTGCCCTAACTAGCCCAGAAGCAGGCTCTGATGCTGGCTCTATCCCAGACTACGGTGTGGTATGTAAAGGCGAATGGCAAGGTGAAGAAGTTCTAGGCATGCGCCTAACTTGGAACAAGCGCTACATCACTCTCGCACCAGTTGCGACCGTACTTGGCTTGGCCTTTAAACTGCGTGACCCAGATAGCTTACTGGGTGACCAACAAGACCTTGGCATCACATGTGCCCTTATCCCAACCGATTTGAAAGGTGTGGAGATTGGTAACCGCCACTTCCCGCTTAACGTTCCTTTCCAAAATGGTCCAACTCAAGGTAACGATATTTTCGTTCCTATTGATTTCATTATTGGTGGTCAGAAAATGGCAGGCCAAGGTTGGAGAATGCTGGTTGAATGCCTGTCAGTTGGCCGTGGTATCACCCTGCCATCAAACTCAACGGGTGGTATCAAAACAGCGGCACTTGCAACGGGCGCTTACGCTCGTATCCGTCGCCAATTCAAACAACCAATTGGTCGCATGGAAGGGGTTGAAGAGCCACTAGCACGCCTCGGTGGTAATGCTTATGTCATGGATGCAGCAAGTAACCTGACCGTTGCTGGTATTGACCTTGGTGAAAAACCTTCGGTTATCTCTGCAATCGTTAAGTATCACTGTACGCACCGTGGTCAACGCAGCATCATCGATGCAATGGACATCGTAGGTGGTAAGGGTATTTGCTTGGGTCCATCTAACTTCCTAGCTCGTGGCTACCAAGGCTCTCCGATTGCGATTACCGTTGAGGGTGCAAATATTCTGACTCGTTCGATGATCATCTATGGTCAAGGTGCAATTCGTTGTCACCCTTACGTACTTAATGAAATGGAAGCGGCTTACTCTGAAAGTAGCGATGCTCTAGACAAGTTTGATTCAGCGTTAGCAGGGCACGTTAGCTTTACGCTAAGTAACCTAGTTCGTAGTTTGTGGTTTGGTTTAACTGATGGCCGTGGTTCGGACACACCAACACCTGCCAATAACACCGATAAGCAGACAAAGCGCTACTACCAACAGCTGAACCGTTACAGTGCTAACCTAGCGCTACTGTCTGACATTTCAATGGCTGTATTAGGCGGCTCACTGAAACGTAGAGAGCGTCTATCTGCCCGTCTAGGTGATATCCTGAGTCAACTTTACCTTGGTTCTGCAACACTAAAACGCTTTGAGAGCGAAGGCAGCAATGCAGAAGATCTACCGCTAGTACACTGGGGTATGCAAGACAGCTTGCGTCAAACTGAAGTGGCAATTGATGAGTTCTTAGCAAACTTCCCTAACCCAGTGGTTGGACGCCTTCTACGTGTTGTATTGATGCCATTTGGCCGTATTCGCCGCGCACCAAACGACAAACTGGACAGCAAAGTTGCACACATCCTACAAACACCGAGTGCAACACGCTCACGTATCGGCCGTGGTCAATACTTAGCGGATACTCAGTACAATGCCGTAGGTAAGATCGAGAAAGCATTGGAGGTTATTCTTCAAGCTGAGCCTCTGTTCGACAAAGTCTGTAAAGAGACGCATCAGAAACGCGCCTTCCTACGACTGGATTTGGTCGCTCAATTAGGTCTTGAGAAAGGCATTCTGACTGAGAAAGAAGCGGCACTGTTAGAGAGTGCAGAGCAACATCGACTGTACACCATCAACGTTGATGACTTCTCGCCAGAGGAACTAGCAGCAAAGCCCCAGTATCCGGGCCAATCGATAGATAACGTAGCCTAG
- a CDS encoding TIGR03503 family protein: MLRVLATGCLLLLSFSLHAATESVMSLLDNRFRVDPSIEQITFIIYRADNSKPVVLVRPDGKKYYSWRNADNVRWYEESSMDIVSIDKPMPGPWQAVGKVSPKNNIKLLSHLVLDANEFPNKLYQTERIKFTARLTSDGKPLVLRDFLDRVKLKVTFTKFVENEESLMREARPVPVVMGEFADDGVDLDEKAGDGVFTVSLPIDIEPGKYRARITSGNGVFLRAQEQEVLVYPTPITTTFIQSRKDGLPHTIVVSGEQGMIEPSSLAVHVEHKAPDEYVMYKQGQADVDAMKVPLEIPYNGELGIYNWSGMVYATDASSQRPLTFPISEHSYSVVQDIDLAESRRLQEEALAEQKRIATEMMILKKREEDRQRSMIIIGVGNVVAILLGLLIWFVVRKVTAKKIAQPEMQLKSPK, translated from the coding sequence ATGTTAAGGGTATTGGCCACCGGTTGTTTGCTGCTGTTAAGCTTTAGCTTGCACGCGGCAACAGAATCCGTAATGAGTTTATTGGACAACCGATTCCGAGTTGATCCCAGCATAGAACAAATTACCTTTATAATTTATCGAGCCGATAACTCTAAACCTGTCGTCTTAGTTCGTCCTGATGGCAAGAAATACTACTCTTGGCGTAACGCTGATAATGTCCGTTGGTATGAAGAATCCTCAATGGACATTGTCTCTATTGATAAGCCGATGCCGGGCCCATGGCAAGCGGTAGGTAAGGTCTCTCCTAAGAACAATATCAAGCTACTGTCTCATCTTGTTTTGGATGCGAATGAATTTCCAAACAAGCTGTACCAGACAGAGCGTATTAAATTCACTGCCCGTCTCACCTCTGATGGTAAGCCCTTGGTGCTGCGTGATTTCCTTGATCGAGTGAAGCTCAAGGTGACGTTTACTAAATTTGTCGAAAACGAAGAATCTTTAATGAGAGAAGCGCGCCCAGTCCCTGTTGTGATGGGTGAATTTGCTGACGATGGCGTTGATCTTGATGAAAAAGCAGGGGACGGCGTCTTCACTGTATCTTTACCTATCGATATAGAGCCGGGCAAATACCGCGCGCGCATCACTTCCGGCAATGGCGTGTTTTTACGAGCGCAAGAACAAGAAGTTTTGGTTTATCCGACACCTATCACCACCACCTTTATCCAGTCTCGCAAAGATGGCTTACCTCATACGATCGTGGTCTCTGGCGAGCAGGGAATGATAGAGCCGAGTTCGTTAGCGGTGCACGTTGAGCATAAAGCACCAGATGAATACGTGATGTACAAGCAAGGGCAAGCAGATGTCGATGCGATGAAGGTGCCTTTGGAGATCCCTTATAATGGTGAACTTGGGATTTATAACTGGTCTGGAATGGTTTATGCCACCGATGCTTCTAGCCAGCGCCCATTGACGTTCCCTATTTCCGAGCACTCTTACAGTGTGGTTCAAGATATTGATTTAGCGGAATCCCGCCGCCTGCAAGAAGAAGCGTTAGCCGAGCAAAAGCGTATCGCTACTGAGATGATGATACTCAAGAAGCGAGAAGAAGACAGACAACGCAGTATGATTATTATTGGGGTAGGTAACGTGGTTGCTATTCTATTGGGTCTACTGATTTGGTTTGTGGTTCGTAAAGTGACTGCCAAGAAGATAGCTCAACCAGAGATGCAACTTAAGTCTCCTAAGTAA
- the dnaQ gene encoding DNA polymerase III subunit epsilon has translation MNTSSTPEQTANEKNSSNENKRIVVLDTETTGMNTEGGPHYMGHRIVEIGAVEIINRKLTGRHFHVYIKPDRAIQEEAIGVHGITDEFLVDKPEYQDIHKEFLDFIKGAELVAHNAPFDTGFMDYEFEKLDPTIGKTEDYCKVTDTLDMAKKIFPGKRNNLDILCERYGIDNSHRTLHGALLDAEILADVYLLMTGGQTSLQFNAGQQEGGVESIRRVESGRKSLKVLRATADEVEAHQSRLDLVEKSGSCLWRQ, from the coding sequence ATGAATACCAGTAGCACTCCAGAACAAACCGCGAACGAAAAAAACAGTTCGAATGAAAACAAGCGCATCGTCGTACTCGATACCGAAACAACCGGTATGAATACCGAAGGTGGTCCTCACTACATGGGTCACCGCATCGTTGAGATCGGTGCCGTAGAGATCATCAACCGTAAGTTAACTGGACGCCACTTCCACGTTTACATCAAGCCTGATCGCGCTATTCAAGAAGAGGCGATTGGCGTTCACGGTATTACTGATGAATTCTTGGTTGATAAGCCGGAATATCAAGACATCCACAAAGAGTTTCTCGACTTCATCAAAGGCGCTGAGCTGGTGGCTCACAACGCGCCCTTCGATACCGGCTTCATGGACTACGAGTTTGAGAAACTGGACCCTACTATCGGTAAGACAGAGGATTACTGTAAAGTTACCGATACCCTGGACATGGCGAAAAAGATATTCCCGGGTAAAAGAAACAACCTAGATATCTTATGTGAACGTTATGGCATCGATAACTCGCACCGTACCCTTCACGGCGCTTTGCTCGATGCGGAGATCCTAGCCGACGTCTACTTATTGATGACGGGCGGACAGACGTCACTGCAATTTAATGCTGGTCAGCAAGAAGGCGGCGTAGAAAGTATCCGAAGAGTAGAAAGTGGTCGAAAATCCCTAAAGGTTTTACGAGCAACGGCCGATGAAGTAGAAGCGCATCAAAGTCGTTTAGATCTCGTCGAGAAAAGCGGAAGCTGCCTCTGGCGTCAGTAG
- the rnhA gene encoding ribonuclease HI gives MTKQVEIFTDGSCLGNPGPGGYGIVLRYKKVEKTLAQGYTLTTNNRMEMLAAVVALQTLKEPCSVILTTDSQYVRQGITQWIHNWKKRDWKTADKKPVKNADLWQKLDKETARHTVDWRWVKGHAGHRENEMCDELARTAAENPTQEDTGYQPS, from the coding sequence ATGACGAAACAAGTTGAAATTTTCACTGATGGTTCTTGTTTAGGCAATCCAGGGCCTGGCGGCTACGGCATCGTACTTCGCTACAAGAAAGTAGAGAAGACGCTCGCGCAAGGCTACACCCTAACGACCAACAACCGCATGGAAATGCTCGCTGCTGTTGTTGCACTGCAAACCCTAAAAGAGCCGTGTTCTGTGATTCTGACCACCGATAGCCAATACGTTCGTCAAGGCATCACTCAGTGGATACATAACTGGAAAAAGCGTGACTGGAAAACCGCCGACAAAAAACCGGTAAAAAACGCTGATCTTTGGCAAAAACTCGATAAAGAGACAGCACGCCACACTGTCGATTGGCGCTGGGTGAAAGGACACGCAGGTCACCGAGAAAATGAAATGTGTGATGAGCTGGCGCGTACCGCTGCCGAAAACCCAACCCAAGAAGACACAGGCTATCAGCCAAGCTAA
- a CDS encoding class I SAM-dependent methyltransferase, translated as MKPARSRKKFERPYTWAQLHNGDWLRESIQTRLDEWCPKLFGYHMLKLGGLSSEISSCTCNIQHQVNLDIQNPLHNVIADGYNLPFLEKSFDVVVLSHQLDYSNDPHRLLREVDRVMMDDGYIIITGFNPFSVTGLASLMPWRKNSLPWSGRMYTPSRVKDWLGVLNYEVIHCDTYALFPMSKYQAMWTWLENALGGCASFAGSQYFIVARKRTYPLKPIKPHWHLKRRFSPVGASFRTDTRCTLHSIRALRPLKTEKADS; from the coding sequence ATGAAGCCAGCACGTAGCAGAAAGAAGTTTGAGCGTCCTTACACTTGGGCACAATTGCACAATGGGGACTGGTTGAGAGAATCAATTCAAACTCGACTAGATGAGTGGTGTCCAAAGTTATTTGGTTACCATATGCTCAAGCTCGGCGGTCTCAGCAGTGAGATTTCTAGCTGCACATGCAACATTCAACATCAAGTAAACCTAGATATCCAGAACCCATTACATAATGTGATAGCGGATGGCTATAATTTGCCCTTTTTGGAGAAAAGTTTTGATGTTGTGGTACTGAGTCATCAATTAGATTATAGCAATGACCCACATCGGTTATTAAGAGAAGTCGACCGAGTGATGATGGACGATGGCTACATTATCATCACCGGCTTTAACCCATTCAGTGTCACAGGGCTTGCCAGTTTAATGCCTTGGCGTAAGAACAGTTTACCGTGGAGTGGGCGAATGTATACGCCAAGTCGTGTAAAAGACTGGTTGGGCGTTCTGAACTATGAAGTGATTCATTGTGATACTTATGCATTGTTCCCGATGAGTAAGTATCAAGCGATGTGGACCTGGCTTGAAAATGCTTTGGGAGGTTGCGCCTCATTTGCTGGAAGCCAATACTTTATTGTCGCTCGCAAGCGCACCTATCCACTTAAGCCTATTAAGCCACACTGGCACCTCAAACGACGCTTCTCTCCGGTCGGTGCAAGCTTTAGAACAGATACTCGCTGCACGTTGCATTCCATTCGTGCGCTGCGCCCGCTAAAAACAGAAAAAGCCGACTCGTAG
- the gloB gene encoding hydroxyacylglutathione hydrolase, producing the protein MLHIKSIPAFNDNYIWLIENSDRRCAVVDPGDAAPVLEFLAHHELTLDAILITHHHHDHIGGVPELVRQFPGVDVVGPKNEPIPTLTHPVDDGDQLELFGEVFLVLGLSGHTAGHIGYVGDAKLFCGDVLFSAGCGRIMEGTPQQMFDALNKITALPQETEVYCAHEYTAANIAFALAVEPDNQHLQQYRDQVNRLRAQNKSTIPTNLRQEKFVNPFLRYTEPSVVKSVSNRTEQTDPLSVFTALRAWKNEF; encoded by the coding sequence ATGTTACATATCAAAAGCATACCTGCATTTAACGACAATTACATCTGGCTGATTGAAAATAGCGATCGCCGTTGTGCTGTCGTCGACCCCGGCGATGCAGCTCCAGTATTAGAGTTCTTAGCACACCATGAGCTAACTTTAGATGCAATCTTGATTACGCACCACCACCACGATCACATTGGTGGCGTTCCAGAGTTAGTTAGGCAATTCCCAGGTGTTGATGTTGTAGGCCCGAAGAATGAGCCTATCCCAACATTGACACACCCAGTGGATGATGGAGACCAACTGGAGTTGTTTGGCGAAGTATTCTTGGTTCTTGGGTTAAGCGGGCACACGGCGGGCCATATCGGTTACGTTGGTGATGCAAAGCTATTCTGTGGCGATGTACTGTTCTCAGCGGGCTGTGGTCGCATCATGGAAGGCACTCCGCAACAGATGTTTGATGCATTAAATAAGATTACGGCGCTTCCTCAAGAAACCGAAGTCTATTGTGCACATGAGTACACAGCAGCCAATATCGCTTTCGCACTTGCAGTTGAGCCAGATAACCAACATTTGCAGCAATATCGCGACCAAGTGAACCGACTTCGCGCACAAAATAAGTCGACCATCCCCACAAATTTGAGACAAGAGAAGTTTGTGAACCCTTTCTTGCGCTACACCGAACCAAGTGTAGTGAAATCAGTATCTAATCGCACTGAACAGACCGATCCTTTGTCGGTATTTACCGCTTTACGTGCGTGGAAGAACGAATTTTAA